GGatacttagggggcactaggagtagaGGGCTTGGAAGCTGCAGCAAAAGTTTGGAGAACTAGGTCTATTCGAGCATTGACTAACTTTTGCTCATTGAACAGTTTTGCTTTCAGGTTCTCCACTTGTGCCCTGAGATAAGTATTCTCTTTTGTCAAACGAGCCACTTCCTTATTTGACTCCGGATCCCCTTGGGcctgctgaccttccaggatagcattcctagCCTTCAACCTTCGAATCTCCTCAGTTGTACTATTTTGAGCATTAATGAGCTGTGAGATGGTTGATGTACTGCCTAACCCCCCCATTCTTCTCTATGCACTCACATTCTTCCAACGTTGTTTGGGAGAAGGTCTGCTTCTTGGTTCCTACCTTGCCTTTCCCCAGCGGCACCTTGAAAAACTTAAACACTTGCGTAAGCAGAAACCCATGAAGAACATGATTACTATCCTTGAAGGTTGCTACTTTTTGCATGTGTTCGATCATGATAGCAGGCAGGTTGATAGGGTTAAAGCCATCTAGTTTCTCCATTAGAAACAGGTCAAACTTAGAGGTCATGGACCTCCTCTCAGCATGAGGCAACAAAACTTTGTTCACCAACTCGAAGAGCAACTGATAAACAAGGAGTAATGCTTCTTGTGAATTTGGTCCTCCTTTTGGTTCGCCTTATCCTTTACCACAGCATTCCAAAAATTATACTGACACGCATCTTTCACACTAGACATACCATCCGTAGGAACCTTTAGAATATCCACAAGCAGACTCACGTCAAACACAATGTCCACATCGTTCACCAAGGCACAGATATGGTTGGTATCAACGGGAAAGAGGATGGCATAAAAGCTTTGAACCTCATCCTCATACACTTTGGGTGCATCCATTTAGAACAGATGCCCTCATCGTTGAAACTCAACCATTGCAAGAACTTGACGCATACTAGCCATATCAGAAATTGCTGGGTCAAAAGTGCGACCTAGTAGGACCTTTTGGTGCCTTATTCGTTCTGAAGCAGAACTAGTTTCACTTCTCAGCTTTTTCACAGAACTAGGTTCCTTAACGGTTTCAGACTTTCGTTTGCCAGACCTCACACCACTTGATTTTACCTTTCCCTTAGACTTGACTAAGACATCATCATCAGAAACGGAGAGCTCACTCACAACAATCTTGAACTTTGAATTGGGGGTTGTAACATTCTCTATGGAAGCAGATTCCTTCATTTTCTGGGACCTTCTCAATAGGGAACTAGGTTCCTCAGTTGTTTCCTCCTCAACCTCCACCACTGGAACAACCTTATCACACACTATAATATTGTCTTTCACCAGTCTCCTTCTTTTCGTCTTACTGCTTTTTCTGCTCTTTTGAAGGGTAGAGTCATAGGCTACCTTTTCTTGCAACCTGGTAGTAGGTCGCTTAGTAAAAGACTCAGGAGTGGACACTACCTTTCGCTTGACTATGAAAGCATCAAGAGCAATGTTGTCTAGATCCTCCTCATCACTAGACCTCATCTTAAGGACTtgaatgtccaagggcatagcagcAAATGCAGGAGCAGAACTGGCTTGGGAGTGAGAACTCTGACCTGTCTCTTACGAAGAGGGGTTAGATTTCTTACGAGAGGGCCTAGTAGTTTCTGCTAGTGTAGAGCCCTCAACAGCCACCATGGCTCATTTTTCCTCTATACCCTGTATCTCGTTCCTCTAAGAATTATCTCATGTAAGACACCATCAGTAGATACCACAAGATGGTCGCGACATTTTCTTCCTCAATAGGCTCCATGGCCAACACAAAATCTGAAGAAATAATGGCGGAAACCTCTACGACCTCAGGACTTTTATCATGTTCTCCACTTTTTCCTTGATCAATGGGAAACTCAGAAGATAGAGAAGAAGGGTGAACAATTTTTGGGTTTTCTGGGATAGTCAACTTAGAACTGGAGGGAGACGGGGAATCTGGGTTAGGAGTGATTTCAGAGATATGAACATGAGTGGTTACAGAAGACTCATTGGGGACGAATGACTCAATGGGTTTTTTAGTATTAGGGACGACTGAGGCATGGATTTTTGAGTTTGTGTCAGCCAtcgaagagatagagagaaagttCTTTGGAGAAGTTCTAATGGAGGACTGTGGTTTGTGAAGAAAGGAGAAGGGTTTTAATGAGAgtggataattatgaagagaaAGATAGGAACTTGTTCTGAAACGACGGTTGTGCTTGGAGAAATGCACTattcagagggagatggaacgatTTGAAGTGAAGGGACGTGACAACAGGGTTTGAAAAGGTGGATGACATTGTAGTTGATATTTGTACGTTTTCAAGATGTGTATTAAAGAATGCACAGAACTACTATCCTTTAGTAcatgaaccaggttcttgaccttTTACTGAAAAtatcaatcctcttttatcatccATGCAATGCATCTACAGCTTCTATACTCATCATGCGTATTTACCTGCAACgatattgaagtgagttagacttggccagaaaatactttagctaGTTTTACCTGAAGGATTTTCATAGCCAATTGATGAGGAATTAGGTTCTCAATTGGGCTTCAATAGCCCCAGCTTCACcctgtttctttcaaaatgttccctactcaatgctttggtgaagatatcggCAATTTGGTCTTCTATGTTGTAGAACTTCATACAGATCAGCCCTTTCTCTACATTGTCCCTCAGAAAATgatgtctcacatcaatgtgcttggttcttttgtgttgaactgaattcttggccatgttgagtgcactggtgttatcaCATAGAAGAGGCACACACTCAGTAAACACCCCAAAATCCTCCAGTTGTTGCTTAATCCATAGAAGTTGAGCAAACCAGGATGTTGTAGCTACATATTCTGTGtcagctgttgaaagagccactgagtttTTCTTCCTTGTGCCCCAAGATATGAGACATGATCCTAAAAAATGAGCCGTTCCAGAAGTActtttcctgtccacaagataacctgcatagtcagTATCAGCATACCCAATgagattaaaactgtcacctgagggCTAATACAGGATCAGGTCCTGTGTACCCTTAAggtatctcaaaattcttttggaaacCTTCAAAtaagattccttgggatttgattgaaaccttgcacaaaACCCCACACTAAAGACAATATCGGGTCTGCTGGCAgtgagatagagaagagacccaataatgcctctatacatagTTTGATTCATAAGAGATCTAGTTTCATCCATGTTCAGTCGAGTAACCgttgcaatgggagtgtctatcacttttgatgcttccatatcaaacctcttcaagagctccttGATGTATTTCTGCTGATAAATAAATGTACCCTTTGTGGGCTACTTCACTTGAAGACCTAAGAAGAAATTCAgctcccccatcatgctcatttcaaactcacttcccatgagttttgcaaatttttCACACAGAGAAGAGGCAGCATTTTCTCCACTCGGCTCTTTCACTTGgctcatcatatctgcctttctatttgtcatgtcaatgactGCACCAGGAACCAGTAAGGGCTCTCCATCTTGATCATCTTTAGCATTTTTCTCACAGGAAGGATAGGACTCATCAAAGATAACATAAACATTTTTCTCAACACATTGAGTCTGCTTGTTGTATATCTTGTAAGCTTTGCTTTGAGAAGAATAAcccagaaatattccttcatcactcttggcatcaaatttaccaagctgatcctttccattgttgtgaacatagcatttgcatccaaatgttcttaggtgagtcagcttgggtttccttccattcaacaactcatagggggttttgttcaggagagatctgatcatgcacctgttcaccaagtagcaggcagtgttgacagcttcagccTAGATGTTCTTTGCAATCCCACTGTCGATCAGCATTGTTCTCGCCATTTCTTCAAGAGTTTTATTCTTCCTTTACACTACTCTATTTTGTTGGGAAGTTCttggagctgagaagttgtgagtaatGCTATTTCATTgcagaactcatcaaatttggcattgtcaaattctattccatgatctgatctaatacatgcgactctagactccatcttcacctggattttcttcataAAAGCCACAAACATCTCAAAGGATTCATATTTAGTTCAaagaaacagagtccatgtgaatttggagtagtcatccactatcacaaataTTTATCTTTTTCCTCCCCTGCTTTTCACTCTCATAGGGCCACATAAATCTATATGCAGAAGATCGAGTGGCTTTAAGGTGCTTACATCCTTTTTAGACTTAAAATAGGACTTCACATGCTCTCCTCTAGCACAAGCATCACATACTTTCTGTACTttgaactttgacatgggcaaaccatggaccaggtccttctgagtTAATTTGTTCAGAAGATTGAAGCTTGCGTGCCCCAGTCTTCTGTGCCAAAGTTCAGCATCATCATTAATagctttcagacaactcagatcaccacgtTGTATggactcgaaatcagcaacatagatgttcttgtctCTTGGCCATaagtaccacttcaccagttatCAGATTAGTAATTGTACATGTCTTGGACAAGAACTCCACCTTGTTTCCTGTATCACAAATCTGAGAGACACTTAAGAGACTCGACTTAagaccattgacatagtacacattctcaatagagtgagtgagtgatttcctgacttttccaactccaagaatgtaccccttttttccattgccaaaggatacactccctccttacagggcttttagtgaaagaaagtccatggtattccagtcatgtgctttgaataTACACTATCCATAAACCATTTTTGATTGCTTCCTTTCATTGTTTCCTGCACAAGGAgatcaagagttagttttaggaacccaagcaagtttgggtcccttgtagtaggcaagaggatgaataagaacTCTCTTAGTCCATACAAGTAATATGCGCTTTTTGTGGGTGGAACCTGGTCCCTTTTTAGTAGTTACattttcagcaaacactttgtttttctaaaAGGACTGGACCTTGGCTTGGCAATTTTCCTTGAAATGCCCATTGTTGCCACAGTGGGTACACAACCAGTTATTTGGTACAGTAACGTACTTGCTATgggggttgtaaggagttttttCCCTTTGGAACCCTATTCCCTGCCTATTTCCACCATTATTAACGTACATGACAGTGAtagcttctgaggaccaggtccactttagggacttttcaagatcattttttattttttccagttCAGTCTGGAGATGTTTGTTTTTCTCAGATTCAACACACAGACTAGTTCTCACAGCCTTCAACTcgttttcaagcctaatgtgttcctcacttactacctctttttcttttccagaattttcaggttttgacttagtcCCTAGTCCCTctattgtttcccttaggtcTGCAATCACTACCAAGAGATCATCTCTTTCTTCCTCAATCTCAATCACTCTTTTCATCAAGgcttctctttcttttctgaagTTTTCAATAGTTTCCTTATGGTCAACAACTACAACCACTATGtcatctctttcatgttctatGTTAGCAATTTTTTTGGTTAAGACAAATTTTTCTTTTGCCAGCTCACAAATGGTTTCCTTCAGATCAACAACACATACTACTATatcatctctagtttgttcagcttctcctagCTCTAAGGTCAAGGTATCCTTATCCTCCATGAGACTATGATTGGCATCAATCAATACActagctaaagacatgagtttttTAAGAGattaggatttcagatttctctgaacatccctaaaATTTACCTCACTGTTGTCAACGTCTGATTGGGCCATCAAAGTAAATATTGAATCATATTCATTTTCCTCACTTTCAACTGCCATCATAGAGCTGTCACCTGCATCAgtttcatcttcagactcactagaggagtctccccatgctgcaagagcctGTTTCACCACATTGTCAACAGATCTCTTCCTCTTGAAGTCCTTGTCAGGAACCGATTTCCTCTTAGCTGCTTTCTCAAGGTTGTACTCGGAGTACTCTTGCTTCAGGAGATGACAGTCTTTGATGAAGTGCCCAGGCTTTCTGCACTTATGGTAGAGATCATAGTTCTTTGGTTTGCTAGAGCTTCCCCTTTTCAGTATTCCTCCATTTCTCCTGACCATTttctgaaatcttttggttaagtaagccatgtcactaTCTTCCTCACTCGAGTCACTGCTATCAACTTTGAGTACCAggttattttttttctttggttctcttctttcactgtctatcttcctcttcatcttgtaggccttcagatttccaaccagctcGTCTATGGTCAGCTTCTGCAGGTCCTTTGcttcagtaatagcattcaccttgctttcccaagaaCTGGGCAGGATACTGAAAattttcctcactagcttgttcctaggaattgtttcaccaagtgagtgtaactcatttatgatggaagtgaatcttgtgtgcatatcttgaatagattcatcgtccttcattctaaagagttcatactcggtagtgagcatatcaatcttagatTGCTTTACTTGAGTGATTCCCCCATGTGTTGTTTGTAGAGCTTCCCATATCTCATTTGCAGTTTCACAAGCAGAAATTCTATTGTATTCATCAGGTCCTATTCTGCATACCAAAATCTTTTTGGCACGAAAATTTTTCTCCACAGCTTTCCTGTCTGCGTCGGTGTATTCTTTTCTGGTTTTTGGCATTGGTAATGGAAGTTCTGCAAGTACCTTTGTTGTGATGTAAGAACCATCACATATGACATACCACAACTCagaatcctcagccatgataaaatcatgcattcttgtcttccaccacccatagtattgctCATTAAACCTGGGTAGTATGTacgtagattgaccttcttcgaAATTTGGTGGAGTAGCCATAcagatccttcctaggtgttagcctgataggaggaatccgctctaataccaattgttagtttatatgagttcACCAAACTaaagagtacctggtcctctatgagtttccactgagaatactaatgaagcagtaagtaaatgagacacgagattttt
This sequence is a window from Nicotiana sylvestris chromosome 3, ASM39365v2, whole genome shotgun sequence. Protein-coding genes within it:
- the LOC138887851 gene encoding uncharacterized protein → MATPPNFEEGQSTYILPRFNEQYYGWWKTRMHDFIMAEDSELWYVICDGSYITTKVLAELPLPMPKTRKEYTDADRKAVEKNFRAKKILVCRIGPDEYNRISACETANEIWEALQTTHGGITQVKQSKIDMLTTENKLVRKIFSILPSSWESKVNAITEAKDLQKLTIDELVGNLKAYKMKRKIDSERREPKKKNNLVLKVDSSDSSEEDSDMAYLTKRFQKMVRRNGGILKRGSSSKPKNYDLYHKCRKPGHFIKDCHLLKQEYSEYNLEKAAKRKSVPDKDFKRKRSVDNVVKQALAAWGDSSSESEDETDAGDSSMMAVESEENEYDSIFTLMAQSDVDNSEVNFRDVQRNLKS